The following proteins come from a genomic window of Hydrogenobacter sp.:
- a CDS encoding aldo/keto reductase, with the protein MKKHFLDFELSELGVGTYLGEPDDKTSKEYIEVIKGALAKGVNVVDTAIVYRYMKSERDIGSIVKELGKGSLVISTKGGYVPYDIDSGADPKDYFYENFVNTGIIKLEEMTPQGHYLSAKFINWCLEKSLENMRTDHVDIYFLHNPEEQLSFFSRESFNRKIRECFEYLESQVKVGRIRYYGLATWSGFRVAPTSRQYLNLSELLKIAVDVAGEDHHFRFIQLPYNLGMPEAFTLKNQELNGKKLSSIEACKELGLYVYTSASIYQGRVIGRVPQALKEKLKVSSDVLASLQFVLSTPGVGTALVGMSKLRHLEENLEIRNFERLSPEEFFSLFKGFSQ; encoded by the coding sequence TCGGAACTTGGTGTAGGTACTTATCTTGGTGAGCCAGATGATAAAACATCCAAAGAATACATAGAGGTCATAAAAGGAGCGCTGGCTAAAGGTGTGAATGTAGTAGACACCGCTATAGTTTACAGATACATGAAAAGCGAAAGAGACATAGGTAGCATTGTCAAAGAACTTGGAAAGGGATCCCTCGTTATATCTACAAAGGGAGGATACGTGCCTTACGATATAGATTCGGGTGCTGATCCGAAGGATTATTTTTATGAGAACTTCGTAAACACTGGCATCATAAAACTTGAGGAGATGACACCTCAAGGACATTACCTTTCGGCAAAATTTATTAATTGGTGTCTGGAAAAAAGCCTTGAAAATATGCGTACGGACCATGTGGATATATACTTTTTACACAATCCGGAAGAACAGCTAAGCTTTTTCAGTAGGGAAAGTTTTAACAGAAAGATAAGAGAGTGCTTTGAATACCTTGAATCTCAGGTTAAGGTAGGGAGAATAAGGTATTATGGGCTTGCCACCTGGAGCGGTTTTAGGGTAGCTCCAACAAGTAGGCAGTATCTCAATCTTTCGGAGCTTTTAAAGATAGCTGTGGATGTAGCTGGAGAGGATCACCACTTTAGATTTATACAGCTCCCTTATAATTTGGGTATGCCAGAAGCATTTACCTTAAAGAATCAAGAACTGAACGGTAAGAAACTTTCAAGCATAGAAGCTTGTAAGGAGCTTGGTTTATACGTTTATACAAGTGCGAGTATCTATCAAGGTAGAGTTATAGGTAGGGTACCGCAAGCCCTGAAGGAAAAACTGAAGGTAAGTTCTGACGTGCTTGCGTCTTTACAGTTTGTTCTCAGTACGCCTGGGGTAGGTACCGCCCTTGTTGGGATGAGCAAATTAAGACACCTTGAGGAAAACCTTGAAATAAGAAATTTTGAAAGACTCTCTCCGGAAGAGTTTTTTAGTCTATTTAAAGGATTTTCTCAATGA
- a CDS encoding chromosomal replication initiator protein DnaA — MERQDFLVFIEQTDKFAVGIFRQFRIEERSDKVILIAPTEAYKKWAVEYIKSRVFNYGKSIEVRSAEEKERENYPSNLIERYNFDNFVVGKANELVYKVCTEVGRYPGTSFNPLFIYGNVGLGKTHLLHAIGNMAKAHGYKVIYSPISDFSDEMIAYLKNGQIEAFRGKYSSVDILLLDDVQFLSGKERTQIELFRIFENMYSKDKQIVLVSDRHPKDLKDISDRLISRFEGGLVIEIGLDDETKLSIIKQKLILYGMPLDDKVIRYIFENTGYNVREIEGAIRTLKVVGIKENQKEEKGKDIRFVVEFTAKHFKLRPEDIKKESKERRIINARQIAMYLCKVVLGVSYVEISRYFGKRDHTSAIYSVKKVEEKIKEDRKFRYMLTFLERQLRKEMET, encoded by the coding sequence ATGGAGAGGCAGGATTTTTTGGTCTTCATTGAGCAGACAGACAAATTTGCAGTTGGGATATTCCGTCAGTTCAGGATAGAGGAAAGAAGCGATAAAGTGATCCTGATCGCTCCCACAGAAGCCTATAAGAAGTGGGCTGTGGAGTACATAAAAAGTAGGGTATTCAATTACGGAAAGAGCATAGAGGTAAGAAGTGCAGAAGAAAAGGAGAGGGAAAACTATCCAAGTAACCTTATAGAAAGGTATAACTTTGATAACTTTGTGGTAGGAAAAGCTAACGAGTTAGTTTATAAAGTTTGTACAGAAGTGGGTCGCTATCCGGGGACCTCCTTCAATCCCCTTTTCATTTATGGGAACGTGGGGCTCGGTAAAACACACCTTTTACATGCTATAGGTAACATGGCAAAGGCTCACGGCTATAAGGTTATATACTCCCCTATAAGCGACTTTTCCGATGAGATGATAGCGTACTTAAAAAATGGGCAGATAGAAGCTTTCAGGGGAAAGTATTCAAGCGTTGATATACTGCTTCTTGACGATGTGCAGTTTTTAAGCGGAAAAGAGAGAACTCAAATAGAACTCTTCAGAATCTTTGAGAATATGTATTCAAAAGACAAGCAGATAGTTTTGGTAAGTGATAGACACCCCAAAGACTTAAAGGACATTTCTGATAGACTCATAAGCAGGTTTGAGGGTGGTCTCGTCATAGAGATAGGACTGGATGATGAAACGAAGCTTTCTATAATAAAGCAGAAGTTGATCCTTTACGGCATGCCTCTTGACGATAAAGTAATAAGATACATCTTTGAGAACACGGGCTACAACGTTAGGGAGATAGAAGGTGCCATAAGAACATTAAAGGTGGTGGGAATAAAAGAAAACCAAAAGGAAGAAAAGGGCAAAGATATACGTTTTGTGGTAGAGTTTACCGCAAAGCACTTTAAACTAAGACCGGAAGATATAAAAAAGGAGAGCAAAGAAAGGAGGATAATAAATGCAAGACAGATAGCCATGTATCTGTGTAAAGTAGTTTTGGGTGTATCTTACGTAGAAATAAGCAGGTACTTTGGCAAGAGAGACCACACTTCAGCCATATACTCGGTAAAAAAAGTGGAAGAGAAAATTAAAGAAGATAGGAAGTTCAGATACATGTTGACATTTCTTGAAAGACAGCTAAGAAAGGAAATGGAAACTTAA